The following proteins are co-located in the Desulfonauticus submarinus genome:
- a CDS encoding MATE family efflux transporter — MKNKNFMSFFHIWRLSWPQVLMMVFHFGIGFVDVLVAGRLGKDVQACMGLTTQAMFFFLVVASAVANGSVAAISQSLGAGLEKRAKRFIGLGFQIGIIAGVIIVVFGNIFLDNLLTLLHLPTKIYPIGRYLLKVYLLIIPAYYLLLITNAFFRAQQKVIIPLFATMLVTLVNTIGDFGLGLGLWGLPSLGYKGLAWSTFASILTGFLFNFVILMKQKLLVRESFAPWRWIKKAFFYLYKVAWPAGLMQIVWHSAYLALYAIVAALPFNNVVALAGMSAGIRIESFLFLPAFAFNFTASILVGHFLGAGDIIKAKRVGYQVLGFGFILVSILTLILFFFLKPITYFIAPDPSVAIEAMNYLKFNMSAIIFLVPAMVLGGALTGAGATFYQLTVIFISTWLTRIPLAYFLGHIIFKTATGVWLAMFLSMGIQAGLTFYVYQFKNWDKFALRKKKIICTEEL, encoded by the coding sequence ATGAAAAATAAAAATTTTATGAGTTTTTTTCATATTTGGCGCCTTAGCTGGCCCCAAGTGCTTATGATGGTTTTTCACTTTGGTATTGGATTTGTAGATGTTTTAGTTGCAGGTAGGTTAGGAAAAGACGTTCAGGCCTGTATGGGACTAACTACTCAAGCCATGTTCTTTTTTCTTGTAGTTGCATCTGCTGTGGCTAATGGTTCTGTAGCAGCTATAAGTCAATCATTAGGAGCAGGTTTAGAAAAAAGAGCTAAAAGATTTATTGGGCTAGGTTTTCAAATAGGCATTATCGCAGGAGTTATTATTGTTGTATTTGGTAATATTTTTTTAGATAACTTATTAACTCTACTCCATCTGCCAACTAAAATATATCCTATTGGACGTTATCTATTAAAAGTTTATCTTTTAATTATACCAGCATACTATCTATTACTTATTACCAATGCTTTTTTTAGGGCCCAACAAAAAGTCATTATCCCTCTTTTTGCCACAATGTTAGTAACCCTAGTAAATACTATAGGAGATTTTGGCCTTGGACTAGGTTTATGGGGATTGCCATCTTTAGGTTACAAAGGACTTGCTTGGAGTACTTTTGCTTCTATTCTCACAGGATTTTTATTTAATTTTGTTATTCTAATGAAACAAAAATTACTGGTTAGAGAAAGCTTTGCGCCTTGGCGCTGGATAAAAAAAGCATTCTTTTATCTATATAAAGTTGCCTGGCCAGCAGGGCTGATGCAAATAGTATGGCATTCTGCCTATCTAGCTTTGTATGCTATTGTAGCTGCCTTACCCTTTAATAATGTTGTCGCTTTAGCTGGGATGAGTGCGGGCATAAGAATTGAATCTTTTCTATTTTTACCTGCTTTTGCTTTTAACTTTACTGCTTCTATTTTAGTAGGACATTTTTTAGGAGCTGGAGATATAATTAAAGCTAAAAGGGTTGGCTATCAGGTCCTTGGATTTGGTTTTATACTGGTTTCTATTTTAACTCTTATCTTATTTTTCTTTTTAAAACCTATTACTTACTTTATAGCCCCAGATCCAAGTGTAGCTATAGAGGCAATGAATTATCTAAAATTTAATATGTCTGCTATTATCTTTTTAGTGCCTGCCATGGTTTTAGGCGGAGCCCTTACTGGAGCAGGAGCAACCTTTTATCAACTAACTGTTATTTTTATCTCCACTTGGCTTACAAGAATTCCTTTAGCGTATTTTTTAGGTCATATAATTTTTAAAACCGCCACAGGAGTATGGTTAGCTATGTTTTTATCCATGGGTATTCAAGCGGGATTGACTTTTTATGTCTATCAATTCAAAAATTGGGATAAATTTGCTTTACGCAAAAAGAAAATAATTTGCACAGAAGAACTATAA